taatgtcaaaaaaaaaagtgcagactttgtattcgtagcaaacactaatatattAAAGTTTTAGATgcagagcacaaactacaatgttatattaatcgtgttttgaacatatatatatatatatatatatatatatatatatatgcataaaaatagtgcaaactaataatgtccaaaaaaaaaaagtgcaccccatattaaaaaatcaaacaatattcatgtaatttccaaagtatctcattaagtcaataatgatggattcattgtcacatacgtatcaatccattagtgggagcaaatgaaattgctttttttcttcaaaaggttaagtagtcaaaccatacaattttctttctttttttatattagccggagatctaatctagatattaaactcgttgtatttgctattccgccatgtcatttatttgttatgtttactaaaataaatatacttgaaatatttatattttaaaataagatagaatttaattacttttttatttttattcttactctaataaatgtgaaaagagattaatgtcgtaaaaagatatatcaaatggagatcaaataatgaataaggtaaattagtcaaattataattctaatcgacgttttcttaaaaaaccatgcaaaagacaacatgacaagtaaaatgagctaaacctagaatatttaccaaaaattaaaaaaatagtatttctttgtttaaatagaaaatcaatttttactttgtttcgttttaaacatgtaaaattaatttaataatttgaattagaattattcaaatcaaaatttgataaaaaataataaaaataataagtattttacacccttaaattaatcgaattaagattgaaagtatcaactgatgcttaaatattgctattgttttatctcaaagagaggaaaatagtttccttttaaacaagtcttcttttttaaaaaatattaataaatttgccgattttgtattcgcagcaaacactaatataatcaagttttagatacggaaacaaactacaatgttatattaatcgtgttttgaatatatatatatatatatatatatatatatatatatatatatatatatatatatatatatatatatatatatataacagatctaaacacaactaaatatacataaatgcactataatctaaagAGTTGGgccgtgcgcagcacgggcgTAGACcgtctagtatatatatataagcacgATGTGCCTTCGCAAATTATCGTTCATCGTTTACCCTTTAAAAGTTGATTTCACACTAGACAACATTAATTGGTTTATTatctaattaaattaattttaaagtcataactataagaaaataattagatgatgtatttttttaatgtGAAATCTATCTTaggtaaaaaataattgaccaATGTTTTGTATAAAGGATTAGGGATAAGAAAATGGTGTATTTATGTAATTGGCCGCATGCAAATAACGTACTTTAGAAAGAAATTATAGGTTGAATAATACTAATCGATCTAAAAACTTATAAGGACGactaataattatttaattcataTGCCAGTGTGTCTTCTAAGGTTGAATAGAATGGGAACACAGATTTTAGCACTCTTGTAAAATGAGTAAAATCACtacaaaaaataagaattaacAACTGACAAGTTATGtagttaaataataaaatccatCGCTAAATTCAATTTTGCTCTTTTTCAAATTCCTCACattagtaaatttatttttcaaattgacAAAATTCTTAAATACATAGATAaagaaattagaaataaagaaaaatcaattatagTATAATGTTAATGTCAAATTGTAATGCAAATTTAAAGCAGCAAAGAtgaaatagtagaaaataaaatatattctaaatgaattgttattatattttttgttacaTTTATTATAATGAAAACTAttaatattcttttatatattaagttgCTTCACTACTAACATAAATTATCGACGGAAAGTTAAATAGTAAAATTCgttgttaattttatttagccatagattaataacgaattatcaaaaaataaatttaactaCGAGCAATTTAGCAACGGATTACTGACAAAGTTCGTAGCAAAATCCAAATTATTTTCGTAATATTTGTTGTCAAATAAGATACGCATTTtggttatgtatatatagagatAGATAAGTTTGAAAAGTGTCCTTTTTGGTTAGGTATTATTTTTATTAGGTTGAAAGTGCAATTATAAAAGTAGAATTGAACAAAATTTGGTGAGGTGCATATTAGGGTTTAACGTGGAGGCCGAAAGTATAGAGAAAGCATCACATATCAGAGCAGAGGGGAGGTAGAGAGAGAATGGGGAAGAAGAAATCAAAGAGTTCTAGGAAAGGGAAGAAAGAATGGAGAGCCAACATTAGTACTGAGGATATTGAAGATTTCTTTGATAATTCCACTAAAGATGCTCTTTCTGGCGGTTCTCTCGCTCAACTTCCCAGTGATTCTCTCTTTTACGTCGACAAATCCACTGGTAAACTATTATTTCTCATCTATGCTATTGGCTGGATAACTAGATTGCTGCACATGTCTAAAATGTTTGTTTCTTTACCAGTAGTTTTAGCCTTCCTTTGGTTGGATCTATTAGACTAAATAATACATGTATTAGCTTTGCTGTTTGGTACACTTTTTCAACCTATGTATAACTAATACACCACATAGCAAACATGATATTACCAATACCAAGATTTTAATACATGTATAATCATGGCCCTCAAAGATAAAaagagggtatttttgtaagctattttttttttcttttagaaatTATGCTATGCATGTTATTTTTGATACACCACACCAAACATCTCAGCATGACTAAtccctgcataactaatacgCTTTATTCGgtactattcttatacaccCTACCAAATGACCCCATAGTGTACACGTGGAAATAACTAGATGATCTGATAAGTTCCTCTAGGAAAAAATTGGTGGAATCATTCGAGAATATTGTGtgttagacaagtatacaaaataATTCCGTATGCCGTAGCAGTGTAGGTCATATGGTAAGAGAGGTAGTTCTGTGATCTAAGTTGGTGGTAAGGGCAACCAACATCAGCAAGTATGGCCTCTTTTAAAAGAGAAGTAATCCTAAAATTGGCCTAGTTGTAATTATGGCAAAAAGGTCGTTTTTTGATAACCGAGtacctgagacctcatggttctcaacccacCTCATTGagcactaggccacacccttgggtgccaaaaaaagaaggaaaaagtcaattttgagagCAGATTGAATGTTCATGTCAGTTTTAGACTTGCAGAAATGTTTGAGGAACAGGTCAATGGGTCACATCCAATTATTTGGTGTCATATGAAGCCTGGCGAAATTTGGGAGATGAGTAACTGACATTTTAGTATTAGAAGAGGGAAGTTTAGAATCGCCTTAAGTACTATATTGCTGGAATATCTAGCAGTTGATGTTCATGATGGCCGCAATTTCCTTCTCCCTTTACTGCAGTTCCGTCGTTTGTTGTTGGTGAATCCTTCTTTAGGATTAAGTGACAAGTTTATGTCTATGATCCAGATCTTTCTGTTAAACGGAAAATTGACAAAAAGCGGGAGAAAGTACTTCGATATGAAAGTATGCTACAAAGGAATGCCTTTGTTGAAGCTGTACCTTCTTCAACTGTGAAAAAGTCCAAGAAGAAAAGTAAAGAAGTTCAGATAGCCAAAGATACTGCTCAACCGGGTAAAAAGGTTGTTTGCTCTCTTTAAATGCTCAATTCACTAATTGCAAAATGTTATGGCTGCTGCTTTCTTGCCATAATGCCCTTCCCTCAATAGGGGAAAAATCTATTCATTTGAGTGCACATCCCTAATGGATCCTCATTGTTTATCTCTTCTTAATTTTGTGTGATTAGGATCTGGCTGGTGGAGACTCTGGCATGGTTGACATTTGGGATGATAAAGGTGTCCTTTTGATTAGAGCCTTTCTGTTTCTTTCACTTCTGTAGTAAAATGGCTTTTCTAATACAGCTTTCATTGTTGTAGGTGAACTGGTCATCAAAACCAAAAAGGTAGACTGTTTTCTCCTTCCCATATTTGAATGTTTTAATCCCCACCATAATTTTGGTGTCCTTATACATGAAAAACATATTTGAAAAATCAGCTGAATTTTGTCCTTATAAGTTGTGATGCAATATCTGCTATAGGTTTTATTAGTGTAGCCTGCCTTTTTCTAACTATGTTCGTGATTGATGCATAGTTGATTAATTGATTGATTCAGGCATTCAGCTAGTTTCCTGTTCACTCAACACATTCTCAACACTTTATTTGACGAATTAGATTATGCAGATACAATAATCTGCAACAGATACAAGGTTTCATCGAAAAAGATAACAGGCATCCAAAAAGAAAATCTAACTTGGATTGTTTTTCATTTTGCTCATTCCTCGACTTGGCAGTTTGAAATCCTTCCTTTCAGCATCATTGATGCTCTAGGCTGTCTAAAGATCTTGATCAAAAACTGTGATGCTTTTTTGGATTggggttgcattttagggattTGGTTTACTGTACTTTCAGCGGCtgggttgggttgggttgggttgggttgggttgggtGGTGACACAAGCTCGTTTTGGTTGCATTACTAAGATGTTATAAAATCAGGATTAAAACAACTAAAATGACCAAAATAACTGTCATTTAGTAAGCCATTATCTAAAATTAAACAAAACACATTTAATCCTGCAATATAATTCATGCTTTATTAATCCCTGCATTACAATCCTTGTATTTCTATCCCTAAGATACAATCCCTGCACAACTTGTCTCTAAACCAAATGACCTCTTGGTGCATATTGTTTGTACCTCCATGTCTNNNNNNNNNNNNNNNNNNNNNNNNNNNNNNNNNNNNNNNNNNNNNNNNNNNNNNNNNNNNNNNNNNNNNNNNNNNNNNNNNNNNNNNNNNNNNNNNNNNNGCGATGCAAAAGATGTCctcctttctcattttcaccTTTCTGGCACCAGTATGAGCTTGGATGAATGAATCGGCCAACATAGCAAATGAGGTAATCGAATTCTCTGGCAGTTGGGAGTACCATGTCATAGCCCCCGGGCCGAGGGTGTCGCCAAATTATTTTATTAGGACTGACTTGATCTCCTTCTCTTTCAAGTAGTTACCTTTCATCGCCATTGTGTAAGCCATGATATGCTCTTGTGGATCCGTCATTCCGTCATACTTGGGGATATCAGGCACCTTGAACCTACTTGGGATTAACTCTGGAGCGGCTTCACGTTTGTATGCTCGTTGAATATACTTCCTTGCGTCGGGCCTTCTATGACATGGGAGAGCCTCAGGAATTTGGCTCAAATGCCTTGGAACTCCTTGGCATTCTTATCGGCCTCCTTGGAAGTTTGATCTATTTTCTCAGTGATCTCTCTCATGAACTGCTTGACTTCGACTTGGAAAGGATCGTCAGGGGCGGTCTCACTGTCGGAAGCATCTCCGTTCCTTTCTATGGTTTGTCCGCTACCATCAGCCATAGTGTTTGCACTGATAGGAGTGGTAGGGACTCTGCCGAGAGCTGTGACACTAACCTGCGGACCGGACGCGAGGGATGCGATGGTCTGTCTCATTAAATCCATCTCCTCCCTCATCAAGTAATATTGTCGCCTCATGACCTGCATCGCCTTTGTGCTAATATCGTCGGTAGGAATACCGTCCTCGGTGGTATTACGATCTTGTTGGCTTCGTGTTGCATCCCTGTTTGGATCTTGAGGATGCAAACCATCCAATGGTACTTAAAGGGGCATGCCGGCCGGACCCAGCGGAATGTTGCTTGAATTGTTTCCAGTATTCGTGTTGTCGTTTTCTTCTGTCATACTTGAAATAGATACTTAGGAAAACATGAAACTCAAAATATGTTAGTAAGACAAACGATGGTCACAGCGACAACCACAACTGTCCTGGCCctacggtgggcgccaaactgtttaccccgaaaacGGTTCAGTTGAATTTGTATTTGTGGTCAAAGACACATGGATCAAAATGACCAATAAATCAGTAAAGTATGCAAATAAATTAgactaaaatgaaataaagcaaAGCAAGGTTAAGGATCGCCTAAGACTCGGTTGAACCCAGTGCTAGTTCCTCCGGCCAAGCTTGTGACATATAACTTAGCAAAATAGAAAAGAACTTTAAAATGGAGCAAGTGTAATATTGGGAGTTATGTATTCTCTTGAATTTTGTCACCTTGCAATGGGAATGACAATCCTTATTTATACTAAGAGCTAGGGGTACATATTCCATGTATTATGCCGCTACCCACAATGAGCAATaattaagtaataataataagtaataAAGAGGACCATTAAGGCTAATAACACCAAAAGATAACGTTCGACCCAATTTGTAACGGCAACCTGTTGAGCTCTTCTCTGGAGCTATTCCAACGGTCTCCAGGACCAGGCAGCAGCTCCGGTACAACATAATTACTTCCGACAACACTAAGTACTGACTCAGTCTCGACTTATCCACTTAGCCACGTGACTTGACGGTACTGGTCCAGCTGTGTTGTACGAATTTAGCCCAACACACGCCCCACTCCATTCCTTTAGTGTTtgcctttatattttttattttcttgtcgaataataaaataacataagtaatAAAATTGCTTATTTACTTAAAAAGCTTTTTCgtgataaatatttttcttcctaCCAAACACACCGTCCTTGAGCTTAATCATACCTGACAAGTGACCACTCCAGAGGAAGTACcgcaagaaaaaaagaagttgaaagGAAAATtcaattataatttaaaatgttAAAAACTCAAGAAAACAAGCATTTCCCCTTCTCCTATCTccgatgtttttttttttttttttttttttaaaaaaagcagtTCTATCATGCGCGTCCTGTAATTGAAGCTTTTTGGTCTTGGGAAGTTTTCGAAAGAACAATTTCAAAGTCAGACACTGACTGAGAAATAAAGAATGCTTGGATAAAAATATTGATCATTCGTTGACTATCTGATACATCTTAATTAGCAAGTTACCATGTAAACTAATTTAAGTTTTAGCTTTGAATTATGTCAGATTAGTTACCTCAAACTTCAATTTAATAAAACGGAAAATAAGGCGACCTGGCGCAATGAAAGTTCAAAAGGCATTATAAATTTGtactaacatttttttttaggaaataaGATCTCTTagcctcttacaatttgaatagaagaaaatgattttttcagatctcttatacgtaaaaaatgaagatttattGCAAAAGGGtcataaaacttttttttttttttttttgtaaaggaCCAAAAAAACCATTTCTTCCGTTCGAATCTCATTTACGTAAATATTTATTAATCCCTTTTGCAGAAAGAAGTACAGATGATGTAAAACCAAAATTAATAAGGACAATATATATTCCTCAATCAAATTGTTTTCTATAGAAAATCTGATAAATTAGAAGTAAACAACAAATCCCCTCAGGTTACATACGTAACCGCgtttctttttctccttagATTACTACAAGTAGTTTCAATGAAACAACTAAAGAAAGAGGCCTATAAAAGGTGTAATGATCTGTATACTTAAGCATAACAAGGGAAGAAGATCTGGTACATAAAATAAAAGCTTCACGTTTTTCATTTGTGTAGGATTCAATTAATTCTCAATATCTTGAAATATTGAATTTAAAAGCATATAGTTTATTTGATCAAATGGATAAAGTACCCGATCAAATGGCATATGGGGTACCTGTGGCACCCCTAGTTAGTGTTGTAGGGGATTGTTTTTGTGTACCTTATCAGATTGACTTGATTGTGAAGAAAAAGATAAGAGGAGTCACAGATGCACATATTGATGTATTAGATATCACTGGTAATTTGCTTTTCCAACTTGATGGCAGTCTTTGGCAACTTaacaagaaaagaatcatgcgtGATCCAGCAGGCCTTCGAATTCTCACCATGAGGGAAAAGGTATAGCTAGTCTAATTTTTCAacaaattttaaagtttttccCTCCAATTCCTTTACCATATGAACTACAAAATCtctatggattctaacttttaatttttagcACTGAACAcattatatttttgaaattatgtGTTCTAACATGCTATTTGTTGCAACATTAgtgaattttatacataaaattgTGTTCCAATCAGCATCAGAAGTACTAAGTTCATATGAATGCAGTGACACAACTGTAGCTGCATCTGTTTATGCAACTACTTCTTTTACTGATCTGTTAAAGAAATAATGACAcctttctaaatttgaaaactcttttaatttcaaaattcttattttatcATTTACGGCAGACACTTCTAGCCATAGAAATGTAAAAAGTTTAAAACAGTTAGGGTACTTCAAGTATGTGTCAAAAGtattcctttttttaatttcttaaatttcatgtcCGGTATAAAATGAAACAGGAGTATTGTTCTTTTTAACTCAGGAAAATTAGATGCTTCTTTGTTGAAATATTTCTAGTCATGACGACATTCCAAGAATTTTAGAATGGACTTAATTTTTTTGTACGTGGGAATATTGGCTTGACTAAGCTGTTTATGGTCTATATATTAGGCAATGACATGTCGACACAGGTGGACAGTTCATGGAGGGGAAAGTTCAGATGCAAGCCATATGCTGTATAGCGTGCAGCGATCTAATGCCCTTCAGATGAAAACTCGACTAGATGTTTTCTTGCCAAGCAATGCCATTGAAGATGTCCCTAATTTCCAAGTTATTGGATCTTATCATTCTCACTCATTCAAAGTGTACAGAGACCAAACTCTTCTTGCTGAGGTACTAATAAATCTTGTTTTTTTTGTCTACTTGAATCTTGATTATGTTTCTTAAATTAAATAACCCTTTTATGCACCTATGGTAGGTGAATGACAACTTCAAACTAGGAAGCTTTCTATGGAAAGGCAAGGAAAGCTTTCAAGTCAGAGTTTATCCTGGAGTGGATTATGCATTTATCATCGCACTTCTTGTGATCCTTAACGAAAATGATGTCTAGAAGACGTGTTATATGTGCTTGTAATTGGTAGTCTTTTTGGTGGCTTCTTGTGATACTTCAATCTACTTGTGTGAGAGAGGATGCGAATATATTTAGTCCTACTAAATACGGAGTTGCGATTGTTCTTGATGACACGTGTCCTTACATTCAGAAAGTTTTAATTATGTCCATTCTATTTGTCTCACAAGTATTCCCTCCGTCcaattttacttgtcatttatTAAATTGGCACGCCTGTTAAGGAGCCAGAAATAGaatgataattttactatatcacctCAAAACTATTGCTAAGTAACCTAATGATTGAAATCACTTAAAGcttatcaaaaaaattgtgCAGCCAACTAATTGAATATTGTGTTTGAACAATTCATGTATTCCCCATAAAAACATAGATCTGgagccaaaattttcatatcttTTCATCTTATACAAAGTGTTGGAAAAAGGAATtgaaaaatctatatataatataaagctatagacatagataaggtgatgcagcacctctctatgaccagcatttctatttttctttttcctccttttttgaCCCCCCTCCCCcgcccccccgcccccccccaaaaaaaaatctccatataataatacaataatctaataattaattgaataaaTAGAAAGCCTCACCCACAAGCTTTTTTATTGCATTTCAATTAACATTATAATTGCATATCAGTTAGCAGCCTTTTCACCTCCCCATATTCTCATAAATTAACATTTAGTGTTTTATTATAAATACTAAGGTGGTGTTGATAGGTGAATTTCAATTTAGTGTTTTCATATCATGTTTTCAATTCATGTTCATTGAGAATCTGATTGTGTCCATTGCTTCCTGTTTTCTTTTGCTTCATGTTATTGATACTTTTCTCAATGTTCTATTCTGACGAAAGAAATGCAAGTCCTCCAGTAATAATTAGTATAATCAGGAGAAATACACTTTCAATATTAGTAtttttagttgttttaatttGCATATACTTATTAGTCTATCGTAGTGTATTGAATTTCGTTAAGAGCGTTCTTGGGGTAAAGTTCAACATTCGAACTTCCATTTGCTGACTTCTTGAACAATATTGAACGAAAATACAATCGGCCAAGAACACATAGTTCTCCCAAGATTTTCTAATATTTGTTTGACTAATCGATAGTATAATCACATGTTAAAAACTCGAACTACACCATATATATTCACAGTCTAAAGTCGCACCTGAATGACAAAGAAGAAGAATGCTCCAATGAACAATCAGGAATCTTCAGTATTTTCTTTAAGAGAGAGGTTTTTCTTTCTATTGTCAAGAGAAGAATACGCAAAAGTGAAGAAGTTCACGTTAggatttcttttatattttcttaagtGACACAACT
This portion of the Lycium ferocissimum isolate CSIRO_LF1 chromosome 1, AGI_CSIRO_Lferr_CH_V1, whole genome shotgun sequence genome encodes:
- the LOC132053570 gene encoding ribosome biogenesis protein NOP53; the encoded protein is MGKKKSKSSRKGKKEWRANISTEDIEDFFDNSTKDALSGGSLAQLPSDSLFYVDKSTDLSVKRKIDKKREKVLRYESMLQRNAFVEAVPSSTVKKSKKKSKEVQIAKDTAQPGKKDLAGGDSGMVDIWDDKGELVIKTKKVDCFLLPIFECFNPHHNFGVLIHEKHI
- the LOC132053578 gene encoding protein LURP-one-related 14-like; this translates as MDKVPDQMAYGVPVAPLVSVVGDCFCVPYQIDLIVKKKIRGVTDAHIDVLDITGNLLFQLDGSLWQLNKKRIMRDPAGLRILTMREKAMTCRHRWTVHGGESSDASHMLYSVQRSNALQMKTRLDVFLPSNAIEDVPNFQVIGSYHSHSFKVYRDQTLLAEVNDNFKLGSFLWKGKESFQVRVYPGVDYAFIIALLVILNENDV